Sequence from the Prunus persica cultivar Lovell chromosome G5, Prunus_persica_NCBIv2, whole genome shotgun sequence genome:
GCGGGAAGACggaaatatgaaattattaatttagattatctcattttgactttattttattattctacCCTACACCACTACATGCTTCAAATAATGAATAGAAAAGCTATCAAGATTTGGGTTATACCAGTTGGCTAAGACAGtatgtttattctttacaCTCAagttcaattttctttcttttacgTTAGAGTAGTTTATAATATTGTATTGTCATAAAAAGAGACATAGAAAATCCATTTAATGCAATACAAATTTGGCATGCATGACATTAAATTTATAGcatatgttttcttcttcattataTTCTCATAAGTCATAATGAATGAATTGGATGTGGCTGCTGGTGGCTCCATGAGTTAAGGTGATACAGCCAGCCAATATGGTGACTCTTTTGTTAAAGTATAGAAAACTGGGCCCCATAAAAACAATAACAGAGACGGGTCAAGTGGAAAAAGCAAAAGGTGAGAGATGAGATGACTATGAATTCCATGGGCAGCAATATTTTTGTGGGTGTGTGAGAGTGTGTGTCCCATTTGGGTACGATTTGGTCTTGGTCTTTCATCTGCACCCACCCTTTGCCATTTTCCTCAGAGTCAATCCAGCTGCAAAAGCTCCTTCCTTACTCTCTAAAACATAGGGAAATGTGAAAAGCAGATtctttcattctctctctctctctctgtggtttggtgagagagagagggaggacaGACAAACTGAGGATGAATGGTTGTGTCAAACACATGGAAGTACCTGAGAGACTTGAACCAGATTTGCTAACTGGGCACCTTGAAAAAGAGCCAAAACTGCAAGGATTTTGACAGCACATAATGGACACTAGCACATATACATACAAAATACTTGAGTGAATGAGTTCACTTCCAACTTCCAAACTCCAAACAAACAGCACTTCATAGTTTCAACTTCCAACTACATGTTGGCAAACAAGTCTTGCACCCCTTCTCTCATCTTCCTTTAATATAACcataaattataaagaaaaaatgcaTAAAAGGGTTTGGAAAAATTAACCCCGTGTCAGTGATTAACAAAACTTTCTAGGTCTAAGCTCTCTCTGCCAAAGAGAAAAGATAAGATTATTGGCTAATCATATTTCAGGTGAGCTTTATTTAGCTTCTTCTACACATCcctataaagaaaagaaaggaaaaagaagatcaaataataatgaaagaaGGGACTGAGAAGCTAGCAGAGAAGGTGGGCATCTGGTTCTCGTTCTGGCTATGACCCATATAGCCTGTGGCCTGTGGGGTACTTCTACTTTCACATCCTTTCTCTTTTACTTCTTTTAGAGCATACAATGCCAAAGGCTGTAAAAACAATCTCAGAGCTACCCCATATTTCTTGGGTGCCCAACCAAATCCACATAGGGACTTATCTCCCCTCCCTCCTCTTTGCCACTAGCCATAGCACACaagttttattaaattaaataataaaaaataattttttttttctcgaaCAATTGTcgttcataaaatttaaactcacAATCACTCGTCCAATAAATAGTAGATAAAATGGActtaaaaaatacaataattatGTGGTACCTGTTTATGTCTATTTGATAGGAGATATGTATGATAGTGGGTAGGATTCCTTAATGAATAGCTGGCCATGTTCATGTTCACCAAGAACCCACTTAAATATCTTCTCTATCTTGAAATGGCAGACCAGGTTCATTTCCATGCCCACATTATTATCCACATTGAATTATCCATCTCAATCAGCAAGCAAGCATACAGGCACTTACTATGAACAAAATTGACATGTAAATCTCATCAAAGACTTATATGCAATTGAATTAAAAGCTGATGGAAAAAGAGTCTACTTTCCTCATGTTTACAAACAGAGCTTTCacaggagaaaaaaagaaaaagaaaaagttgtgTAATATAAGAATTAGATGCTTTTCCAAAGATGAGGATTGCGCCTTGGAAGGCATTGCCATTACTGTTTGATAACAATCTTTCTCCTACAATATCATGTACTAGTGGGGGAAGCATTATCATAGTGATGTgtcaatgaaaaataacataaaagtTTGTCTAGCCCATTGGAAAATGACCTTAACTTGTAGATCAAAGGTTTTAGGTTCAAATCTCTGTACCTTCTAGTTTAGAGACTATCGCTTATACTAAaagttatattttattttattttttggattgaaaaaggaaataccaatataattttaatccTAATGTGAGTAGAGAAAACCGTATGTCTGCGtattatattgatattatataCGTATGTATGCTCTAgaattatgaagaaaaaaaaatacaatcaaTAATGTGAGGACATTACCATCCCATATTTACATTATGGAGTTGGCTTTGCATGAatatagaaaaatagaaaaaattgtGTTTAGCTAGGCATCCACCGTCTTAATGGAATATGAGATATATATTGCCCACTTCACGAGCACTGtccaaaaaagtgaaataatcACTTGCATCATAGCGACTAGAGTAACTAATAGGGTTGTTGGTTGGAGGTTTGATGGAGACAATGGGACAAAGTTCTTTTTCACTTTGGCAAAACGCCCGTGTTTTGTGGGGATTGTTTGATGGATTACACAATTTACACAAGTTTAGAAGTTATCATAATATTTTAGGGTCTGTAGTCTCTTTCTTGTAAAAtggaattggttttttttttttttttttttttttcggttgaaagaaatggaatggttTACGTGTAGAAATAAATAACTACTCTTAATCACGCAGATACATAATTGATGACGATTTTATGGCAATCATATGTACAAGAAAAACGAAGTGGAGGCGGCAACGGCTGCCGGCATTATTGgaaatttcaacttcaattgaAAACGATAAATGAAgactggagagagagagagcatagaACAAAGTTGTCAATCACACCACAGGGAACCTTCTCATTCTTCAGAGGTCGTCATTTTGTGGGCTCTCACGATGTGAACCAAGCTAGTCTGTATAGCGTTTGACGTAACGACGTTGCTAATAAAGCTTTTGAACTTTCTGGTTGGGCTGGTTAGCTTGAGTTTGTCAAATTTCCAACCCCAGCCCGACCTTGGACCTTTTGACGACTGACCTTGGAGCTTGGTTGGCTCACATTGTGGTtccaatataaaaaaagagaaacttcCTTACCCGGCGGTGTCACTGCCCTGCCCCCACCCTCTCTATCGAGTAAAACTTCCCTATCTCCATTTCATTgtcatcctcctcctctctcctTCCTACCCAATGTCACTGACCCCCTCTCCCTATTGAATAAAACTTCACCATCCCCCTTTCatttctctccatctctctcctcTCGTACCCACTAAACAGATGTTAAATGGCATTTAAAGTAGATAAAAATGGCCTCTTTGTTGCAGTCTGTATACAATGCACCTTGGGGTGGCACTGGCAGTCAGTCTAACAAGGCCTGAGAACAGAGAATCAAACACTTATTACAATTTCACAACAAATCTGATTTTCCTTAGATATCCTGTTTCTCTCATTGAAAATTACCGTCCACAATAGGACTTTCATAGTTGACCATTGTTTTCATACATATACAACCCAATTTAGGGGGGGAACACATTTCAGTTCACTCCCCCGCCTCCCACCCCAAGCCAGGGACACCTTGGGAGATTCAACGTACTGGCCGACAGTCCATTCATAGCACCAGAATCTTGGCCGACAAGCACAGACTAACTGCTCATGCAAAAACAGGAATTGAACTTGAAGCGCTCGGCAAATTAGCTGCATAATCTCGTGCCCATAAATCATAATGTATAATTTCCTCGAGGGAAGGTGAGGCCACTAGTTCTGCCCGGTGCTTAGCACATGTTAGCTCAACAATCTTGAAAATATCAAGATAACTGATTCTGCAGAAGAGGCAAACTTTTATATTAGCGGAAGATTGTATGACAAGAAAATGCATACTAGAGAAGATTTGCAATCTAACTCCTCAGGCAGTTAAAGTTTGGAAGTTCAAATTTTCTATCAATGGAAGATGAATAAACAGCACATACTTTTCACTGATAAACATCTCCACAGCTTTTTCATTTGCTGCACTAAGAACTCCTGTCATGGTGCCACCGGCCCGTCCAGCAGCATAGGCAAGATCCATGGATGGGTATTTCACATTGTCGGGAGCTTTAAAGGTTAGTGAACCAAGCCTGCatcaatattaatttttagtcAATGTTATAGTTTCTCGAAGAAGGCAGTGTTATGATTGTAGTAGATCTCAGCAACATAATAGGCACCTAGTAAACTTAGCTAAACATTCAGCATTCACGATAGAAATATACAGAGACATTAAATCATTAGAAGTTCCAACAGTATTTGACGTAGTCATCCAGCTTTAGAGTCAGAAATGCGCTTATTCATATAACATGAACTTAGTTATCAGGAAAAGGAACATTTAAAAgactcaaaaaattaaaaaattaaaaaacgaCCCAAGCTGAACACCCATGAAGATGAAATAAGGAAAAGGTTCATTACTTGCACAGATCAAGACGAGGCCATGTTAGTTCAGAGCAATAGATTCTCTCTGGCCATGACATGGTGTAGAGAATTGGCAAGCGCATATCAGGCCACCCCAATTGCGCCAGAACAGATGAATCCTGAAAAGAACGTATTACGAATCCCAAAAAATATGAGTGCAGTGTTTTTACAAACTacagaaacatttaaaacacaaaagtaGCAGGCCAAAACTACAGATAAATGTTGAGTAGTTGAACCTGTGTTTCAATCATTGAATGTATAATAGATTGCGGATGAATCACAATATCAATGTTGTCATATTCAGCTCCAAACAAGTAATGGGCTTCAATGACTTCTAGACCCTGTCAAAAGTGCAAAGAACTTAATGTCTAACTGCTAGaaactcaaaattcaaatagcACATAGATTGGAATAGTGCATGGTGCTTCCAATATGAACGCTTTCAACATGAAAAAGATTagaaatgataaataaaaaaccttaTTGAAAAGAGTAGCAGAATCAACagttattttctttcccatATTCCAGTTAGGATGCTTCAGAGCATCAGCAACTTTAACTTCTTTCAATTTCTCAACAGGCCAATCCCTGTCATTACAAGAGTGAGCACTCGTCAAAATCCTCGTTCTGTATccaaaaacagagaaatacAACAATCCCTAATTTGGCCATGTACAAAATAGATTGAGCCCAATCAGGTTTCATTGATAACAAAAACTATATCCTGAGAGTTAGCTCAATAAGATGTTACAATACAAGTAAATAATGCATAGAATAGAACTTGAAcacatatataatgatttacctGAAAGACCCACCAGACGCTGTCAATATGATACGCCGAAGTGCACCCTCTGGCAAGCCTTGGATACACTGAAGAAAGGAGAATTCATTAAGCTTCACTAAGATATAAGATTCACAAATATAACATAATACATTAAACTAAGGTGCAGCATGTAATTTAATAATGCTTTAGAACACCAACAAAACGCAACTAGTGTAACAGACATTTGAATCAGTACATAATTCTTGAATAACTTAACCTATAAGTATGAAGATGTTGCATACCTGAAAAATTGCAGAATGTTCTGAATCAGCAGGAAGAATTTTCACGTTATGCTTGCGAGCAAGAGGAAGAACAAAAGGACCTCCAGCAATCAGGGTCTCTTTATTGGCTAATGCTATGTCTTTCCCTGCTTCAATTGCAGCCACCGTAGGCTATGATTAAGAAGATAACAGGAGAAAATTCAGGCTGCTAATTTATGTTAATTTATAAGTCAAatactgtttttttcttctgaaaatATTTCGTTGAATTTCATTATAAATC
This genomic interval carries:
- the LOC18776640 gene encoding 1-deoxy-D-xylulose 5-phosphate reductoisomerase, chloroplastic; translated protein: MALNLLSPAEIKAISFLDSTKSTHLPKLPGGFALRRKDCKTVVGRRIQCSAAAQTPPPAWPGRAVLETSRRTWDGPKPISIVGSTGSIGTQTLDIVAENPDKFRIVALAAGSNVTLLVDQVKRFKPQLVAVRNESLVNELNEALADLEEKPEIIPGEQGVIEVARHPDAVTVVTGIVGCAGLKPTVAAIEAGKDIALANKETLIAGGPFVLPLARKHNVKILPADSEHSAIFQCIQGLPEGALRRIILTASGGSFRDWPVEKLKEVKVADALKHPNWNMGKKITVDSATLFNKGLEVIEAHYLFGAEYDNIDIVIHPQSIIHSMIETQDSSVLAQLGWPDMRLPILYTMSWPERIYCSELTWPRLDLCKLGSLTFKAPDNVKYPSMDLAYAAGRAGGTMTGVLSAANEKAVEMFISEKISYLDIFKIVELTCAKHRAELVASPSLEEIIHYDLWARDYAANLPSASSSIPVFA